The proteins below are encoded in one region of Bdellovibrio bacteriovorus:
- a CDS encoding THUMP domain-containing class I SAM-dependent RNA methyltransferase produces MPQFFASTARGLVEPLEQELKDLGLQVTGKYIGGVFFESNWEGCYKANLQSRLASRILKPVLDFTAYQPEELYNQILRHDFTKYIKPTQTISIDASVSDSKMRDQRFVAMKVKDAIVDQFREKFGVRPDVDNENPSLRIHVRAIKNQFNVAIDTSGDSLFKRGYRKEVGDAPLKENLAAGLIKVSEWDQKSPIVDFMCGSGTFLIEAAMMALNIAPGLNRTRFGFQNWLNYDKGLWEQVVQEAMDAEKEELDFKFYGFDIDNRVIKNAKDNAKRAGVDQVIEFKKESVATVEPPVEKGLIIVNPPYGARIGDEDNLRDVYRDLSFTLKHRFKGWDAWILSGNKELIADLKLKSTKKHFVFNGNIECRFLKYSMF; encoded by the coding sequence ATGCCTCAGTTTTTTGCCTCCACAGCTCGTGGCCTTGTAGAACCTCTTGAACAAGAATTAAAAGACCTCGGTCTTCAAGTTACCGGAAAATACATCGGTGGCGTTTTCTTCGAAAGCAATTGGGAAGGCTGCTATAAAGCGAATCTTCAATCTCGTCTTGCAAGCCGTATCTTAAAACCGGTTTTGGATTTCACGGCTTATCAGCCGGAAGAGCTTTACAATCAAATTCTTCGCCATGATTTCACGAAGTATATCAAGCCAACGCAAACGATCTCTATCGACGCGAGTGTGTCTGATTCAAAAATGCGTGATCAACGTTTTGTTGCGATGAAAGTGAAAGACGCTATCGTCGACCAATTCCGTGAAAAGTTTGGTGTACGTCCTGACGTTGATAATGAAAATCCATCTTTAAGAATTCACGTTCGCGCTATTAAAAATCAATTCAACGTTGCGATCGACACTTCGGGTGATAGCTTGTTTAAGCGTGGCTACCGTAAAGAAGTGGGCGATGCTCCTTTGAAAGAAAACTTGGCAGCAGGCCTGATCAAAGTTTCTGAATGGGATCAAAAATCTCCGATCGTGGACTTCATGTGTGGATCTGGAACTTTCTTGATTGAAGCCGCAATGATGGCTTTGAATATCGCTCCGGGTTTGAATCGCACTCGCTTCGGTTTCCAAAACTGGTTGAACTACGACAAAGGCCTTTGGGAGCAAGTTGTTCAAGAGGCGATGGATGCGGAAAAAGAAGAACTTGATTTCAAATTCTATGGTTTCGACATCGACAATCGCGTGATTAAAAATGCCAAAGATAATGCAAAACGTGCGGGCGTTGATCAAGTGATTGAGTTCAAAAAAGAATCGGTAGCGACGGTTGAGCCACCAGTTGAAAAAGGTTTGATCATTGTGAATCCTCCGTACGGTGCGCGTATCGGTGATGAAGACAATCTTCGTGACGTCTATCGTGATTTAAGTTTTACGCTTAAACATCGTTTCAAAGGTTGGGACGCGTGGATTCTTTCTGGAAACAAAGAGTTGATCGCTGATTTGAAATTGAAATCGACGAAGAAGCACTTTGTATTTAACGGCAATATCGAATGTCGTTTCCTAAAATATAGCATGTTCTAA
- a CDS encoding Mut7-C RNAse domain-containing protein has protein sequence MNEKHTFLVDENLLGLVRWLRMMGFDAASFKALSDDELLKIAYHQKRILLTKDRLFFARMPENLGYLVQSEEPEDQLVEVLKHYRIMPDENALSRCFKCNTPIEEIDRDKVKDKVDAKTFSIYQSFFWCPHCQKVYWEGSHFSKMQNKVEEVRKACKFDE, from the coding sequence ATGAATGAAAAACACACATTTTTAGTCGACGAAAATTTATTGGGTTTGGTGCGCTGGTTGCGCATGATGGGCTTTGATGCCGCGAGTTTCAAAGCTCTTTCCGACGATGAACTCTTAAAAATTGCCTATCATCAAAAGCGGATTCTTTTAACAAAGGACCGCCTTTTTTTTGCCCGCATGCCTGAAAACTTGGGATACCTTGTTCAAAGCGAAGAGCCCGAAGATCAGCTTGTTGAAGTTCTTAAGCACTACCGAATCATGCCCGATGAAAATGCTTTGTCTCGTTGTTTTAAGTGCAATACGCCGATCGAAGAAATTGATCGCGACAAAGTAAAAGATAAAGTCGATGCAAAAACCTTTTCTATTTATCAAAGCTTCTTCTGGTGCCCTCACTGCCAGAAAGTTTATTGGGAAGGTTCCCATTTCAGTAAAATGCAAAACAAAGTGGAAGAAGTTCGCAAGGCTTGTAAGTTTGACGAGTGA
- the lpxD gene encoding UDP-3-O-(3-hydroxymyristoyl)glucosamine N-acyltransferase, translating into MITAEVIKDLNSSDLSFVSGSLQAVAQKVLPPEKADAQSLIFVSKKEQLDSALQAQAPIIVAHKALQLPADSKTTFFQAANVQLAMAAILPLFDGKMNRFNQETKIHPTAFVHPTAHLGKNVGVGPFAVIGEHVKIGDGCTIGAHTVVEYYAEIGDHTILHPQVFVGASCTLGSYCEIHPHTTIGADGFSFAMTKEGTHKKIPQIGRVVIGNHVEIGANCAIDRAALTETRIGNGTKMDNFCHVAHNVIIGDNCVMAAGFKVAGSSTVGNNCMIGGDAAISDHVNVGDKVILAGRSGVTNDVTKPGAYGGYPLEPLRDSLKTLANKAHLTRIRKDLSRVMKHLGLNEEE; encoded by the coding sequence ATGATTACAGCTGAAGTTATCAAAGATCTAAATTCTTCCGATCTCTCTTTCGTTTCTGGTTCGCTGCAAGCAGTGGCTCAGAAGGTTCTTCCACCCGAAAAAGCAGACGCACAAAGTTTGATTTTCGTATCGAAGAAAGAGCAACTTGATTCCGCTTTGCAAGCACAAGCTCCCATCATCGTGGCGCACAAAGCTTTGCAACTTCCTGCGGACTCTAAGACCACCTTCTTCCAAGCCGCGAACGTGCAATTGGCGATGGCAGCCATCCTTCCCCTTTTTGACGGAAAGATGAATCGCTTCAACCAAGAAACAAAAATCCACCCGACCGCCTTCGTTCACCCGACGGCTCACTTGGGAAAAAACGTGGGAGTCGGCCCCTTTGCAGTGATCGGTGAACATGTTAAAATCGGCGACGGCTGCACTATTGGCGCCCACACTGTTGTTGAATACTACGCCGAAATTGGCGACCACACGATCTTGCATCCACAAGTTTTCGTCGGAGCTTCCTGCACCCTAGGTTCTTATTGCGAAATTCATCCTCACACGACAATCGGCGCTGACGGATTTTCTTTTGCGATGACCAAAGAAGGTACTCACAAAAAAATCCCGCAAATCGGCCGCGTGGTTATTGGAAATCACGTCGAAATCGGAGCCAACTGCGCAATTGACCGCGCGGCTTTGACTGAAACGCGTATCGGCAATGGGACGAAAATGGATAACTTCTGTCACGTCGCCCACAACGTTATCATCGGTGATAACTGTGTGATGGCCGCAGGTTTTAAGGTGGCAGGCTCTAGCACCGTCGGAAATAACTGCATGATCGGCGGAGACGCCGCGATCTCAGATCACGTCAATGTTGGCGACAAAGTGATTCTTGCTGGACGCTCTGGCGTCACGAACGATGTCACAAAGCCGGGTGCTTACGGAGGTTACCCTCTAGAGCCGTTGCGTGATTCTCTTAAGACCTTGGCAAACAAGGCGCACCTAACTCGAATCAGAAAAGACCTGTCCCGCGTGATGAAACACCTGGGCCTCAACGAAGAAGAATAA
- the infA gene encoding translation initiation factor IF-1: MAKDDLVQIDGKVIDALAGGLYKIELDNKAIINAKLCGKMRRFNIRVVVGDRVSVGVSPYDPTHGLIMFRHK, encoded by the coding sequence ATGGCAAAAGACGATTTAGTACAAATTGACGGAAAAGTAATCGACGCCCTTGCGGGTGGCCTTTACAAAATTGAACTTGATAACAAAGCGATCATTAACGCAAAACTTTGCGGAAAAATGAGACGTTTTAACATTCGTGTCGTGGTCGGTGACCGTGTTAGCGTGGGAGTTTCTCCTTACGATCCAACACATGGTCTGATCATGTTCCGTCACAAATAA
- a CDS encoding helix-hairpin-helix domain-containing protein — protein MDQALQSYLARIVPTVPAKSAQAVIELAAEGATVPFIARYRKEKTGNLDEVQIRAVIEGHETYNEIVKRKAFLIKEIGEQNNLTAEIQKRIELSWDLGELEEIYKPFKKKKKTKATIAREAGLEPLANWIWEMGHGLIKDDQTMEMKAKNFLNPAAKIQTYEEALKGAQDIIVEKIANDADLRAMVAKNYNEKGRIVSKAAKGFKPNSKYDMYKEFEEPVKNLMDAKNNHRYLAMRRGWQEEELSVDVKGDDEDILKSYEKFATSTPDNAIGDYLKQCARLALNVYVLPSVVNEVHRVLKEKADTDAINVFAENVRKLLLASPYGPKCVLGVDPGLRTGCKVALIDKSGAFISHTVLYTLGDDADRKAKALFGDVLKQIQIEAIAVGNGTAGRETESFLRKVLKDLGKNIPVVMVSESGASVYSASEAAREEFPDLDVTVKGAISIARRLQDPLAELVKVDPKSIGVGQYQHDVSQSQLKKSLEAVVESCVNAVGVDVNTASAALLSHVAGIGPALAKGIVEARKKTLFTDRSELLKVPKFSAKVFEQAAGFLRIPSGKQVLDSTGIHPERYQAVTDMAKDLGVSLSEIIGEGAKKLLAQRTKWAQLVGEFTFDDIVKELEKPGRDPRDPFKVFQFRDDIMEVKDLQEGMICPGIVTNVTNFGAFVDIGVHQDGLVHISALSHKFVDDPRKVVNPGDHVTVKVLKVDQVKNQISLTMKMDDAPEASAPRGERRPDQRAGGPRPAGGGRPQGGGRDQRPSGPPPKPANPFNNPFAALMNVPTNKK, from the coding sequence ATGGATCAGGCTCTTCAGAGTTATTTGGCTCGTATTGTCCCAACTGTTCCCGCAAAATCAGCACAGGCTGTTATTGAGCTTGCGGCAGAGGGCGCTACTGTCCCTTTCATCGCTCGTTACCGTAAAGAGAAAACTGGCAACTTGGACGAAGTTCAAATTCGCGCAGTCATCGAAGGTCACGAAACTTACAACGAAATCGTCAAGCGTAAGGCGTTCTTGATTAAAGAAATCGGAGAACAAAACAACCTTACCGCTGAAATCCAAAAGCGCATCGAGCTTTCTTGGGATTTGGGCGAACTTGAAGAGATTTACAAACCATTCAAGAAAAAGAAAAAAACCAAAGCGACTATTGCCCGCGAAGCTGGCTTGGAACCTTTGGCAAACTGGATCTGGGAAATGGGCCACGGTTTGATCAAAGACGATCAAACAATGGAAATGAAGGCAAAGAACTTCCTCAACCCGGCTGCAAAAATCCAAACATACGAAGAAGCGCTTAAAGGCGCTCAAGACATCATCGTCGAAAAAATCGCCAATGATGCGGATCTTCGTGCGATGGTTGCGAAAAACTACAACGAAAAAGGCCGTATCGTTTCTAAAGCGGCTAAGGGCTTTAAACCAAACTCTAAGTACGACATGTACAAAGAATTTGAAGAGCCCGTTAAAAACTTGATGGATGCGAAAAACAATCACCGCTACTTGGCGATGAGACGTGGCTGGCAAGAAGAAGAGCTTTCGGTTGATGTGAAAGGCGATGACGAAGACATCTTGAAGTCTTACGAAAAATTCGCAACGTCGACTCCGGACAATGCTATCGGCGACTACTTAAAACAGTGCGCTCGTTTGGCATTGAACGTTTACGTTCTTCCATCAGTTGTGAATGAAGTTCACCGTGTTCTTAAAGAAAAAGCGGACACAGACGCTATCAACGTTTTCGCTGAAAACGTACGTAAGCTTTTGTTGGCTTCTCCTTATGGACCAAAATGTGTATTGGGTGTCGACCCGGGTTTAAGAACGGGTTGTAAGGTAGCTTTGATTGATAAATCTGGCGCTTTCATTTCTCACACAGTTCTTTACACTTTGGGTGACGATGCCGACAGAAAAGCGAAAGCTCTTTTCGGTGACGTGTTAAAACAAATTCAAATCGAAGCGATTGCTGTCGGTAACGGTACTGCGGGTCGCGAGACAGAATCTTTCCTAAGAAAAGTTCTAAAAGATCTTGGTAAGAACATTCCAGTGGTGATGGTTTCTGAATCGGGTGCCTCTGTGTACTCAGCTTCAGAAGCCGCTCGTGAAGAGTTCCCGGATCTGGATGTGACAGTGAAAGGTGCGATCTCGATCGCGCGTCGTTTGCAAGATCCTTTGGCGGAGCTTGTGAAGGTAGATCCTAAGTCTATCGGTGTCGGGCAATACCAACACGACGTCAGCCAATCCCAATTGAAAAAATCATTGGAAGCCGTGGTTGAGTCTTGCGTGAATGCTGTGGGCGTTGACGTGAATACAGCATCGGCGGCTTTATTGTCTCACGTTGCGGGCATCGGTCCGGCGTTGGCAAAAGGCATCGTTGAGGCTCGTAAGAAAACTCTTTTCACAGACCGTTCTGAGCTTTTGAAAGTACCAAAATTCTCTGCAAAAGTTTTCGAACAAGCAGCGGGTTTCCTAAGAATTCCTTCTGGAAAACAAGTTTTGGATTCAACAGGTATCCATCCAGAGCGTTACCAAGCGGTGACGGACATGGCGAAAGATCTTGGTGTTTCTTTGAGCGAAATCATCGGTGAAGGTGCTAAGAAGTTGCTTGCGCAAAGAACAAAATGGGCTCAGCTAGTCGGTGAGTTTACTTTTGATGACATCGTGAAAGAGCTTGAAAAACCAGGTCGTGATCCTCGTGATCCGTTCAAGGTTTTCCAATTCCGTGACGACATCATGGAAGTGAAAGACCTTCAGGAAGGCATGATCTGCCCAGGTATCGTGACGAACGTAACGAATTTCGGTGCGTTTGTGGATATCGGTGTTCACCAAGATGGTTTGGTGCATATTTCTGCGCTTTCTCACAAGTTCGTGGATGATCCTCGTAAAGTCGTGAATCCAGGCGATCATGTGACTGTTAAAGTTCTTAAAGTAGACCAGGTGAAAAACCAGATCTCTTTGACAATGAAGATGGATGACGCTCCAGAGGCTTCAGCGCCTCGTGGTGAAAGACGTCCTGATCAACGCGCCGGCGGTCCAAGACCGGCTGGTGGCGGCCGTCCTCAGGGCGGTGGCCGTGATCAACGTCCTTCCGGTCCTCCACCAAAACCTGCAAATCCGTTCAACAACCCATTTGCAGCATTGATGAACGTTCCAACGAATAAAAAATGA
- a CDS encoding TldD/PmbA family protein, which yields MIVQPHILTKALDAALSTGADFADIFLEDTYSSQLSILNSKPEQAIVGQLYGAGIRLFFGHEIVYVTTNDLSEDGLVKAALNAAKSRGQGDAKKSMPLMQVPFDSIHTYGEKPWEMDRAKKLHWLNSVDQYSRARNSAVTQVEAGLNEKFQKVQIANSRGLMAYDERAYSRIRMESFVEHNGVKESASEDEGHMGTSEIYDQIDLKSLAEMAVDRAMMLTKADYAPAGEMPVVIDNAFGGVIFHEACGHGLETTSVAKDASVFCGKLGQKIAHESVTAIDDGTIENGWGSLNLDDEGNKTKKTTLIENGVLKSYIVDEMGSRQTGYEATGSGRRQSYKYAPASRMRNTYIAAGKDKFEDMIRDVDYGLYAKKMGGGSVNPGTGDYNFQVGEAYIIRNGRIEEAVKGACLIGRGIDTLGKITKVSDDLKLARGMCGSVSGSIPAAVGQPQILVSSLMVGGRAK from the coding sequence ATGATCGTTCAACCTCATATCCTTACTAAGGCTCTGGATGCGGCTTTAAGCACCGGTGCTGACTTCGCGGATATTTTTCTCGAGGACACTTATTCTTCTCAACTTTCCATTTTAAATTCAAAACCAGAACAAGCTATCGTGGGCCAGCTTTACGGAGCGGGCATTCGTTTGTTTTTCGGGCATGAAATTGTTTACGTAACCACCAACGATCTATCTGAAGACGGCTTGGTGAAGGCCGCTCTGAATGCGGCGAAAAGCCGTGGTCAAGGGGATGCCAAAAAATCCATGCCTTTGATGCAAGTGCCATTTGATTCCATCCATACTTACGGTGAAAAGCCTTGGGAGATGGATCGCGCTAAAAAACTTCACTGGTTGAATTCAGTGGATCAATACTCACGCGCGCGCAATTCGGCGGTCACTCAAGTCGAAGCGGGTTTGAATGAAAAATTTCAGAAAGTGCAAATCGCCAACTCTCGCGGTTTGATGGCTTATGATGAGCGTGCTTACAGCCGCATTCGTATGGAAAGTTTTGTTGAGCATAACGGTGTGAAAGAAAGTGCCTCTGAAGACGAAGGTCACATGGGAACTTCTGAAATCTACGATCAAATCGACCTTAAGTCTTTGGCCGAAATGGCGGTCGATCGTGCCATGATGCTGACAAAAGCTGATTATGCTCCGGCGGGTGAAATGCCGGTGGTGATTGATAACGCTTTTGGTGGCGTGATCTTCCACGAGGCTTGTGGACATGGATTAGAAACTACCAGCGTCGCTAAAGATGCTTCGGTCTTCTGCGGTAAGCTCGGACAAAAAATCGCTCACGAAAGTGTGACGGCGATCGATGATGGAACGATTGAAAACGGTTGGGGTTCTTTGAACCTTGATGACGAAGGAAATAAAACTAAGAAGACGACTCTTATCGAAAACGGTGTTTTGAAATCCTATATCGTCGATGAAATGGGTTCTCGTCAAACAGGTTACGAAGCGACCGGCAGTGGTCGTCGTCAATCCTACAAGTATGCTCCAGCATCTCGTATGAGAAACACCTACATCGCCGCCGGAAAAGACAAATTCGAAGATATGATTCGTGACGTGGATTACGGATTGTACGCAAAGAAAATGGGCGGTGGCTCAGTCAACCCAGGTACAGGTGACTATAACTTCCAAGTCGGCGAAGCGTACATCATTCGCAACGGTCGTATTGAAGAAGCCGTGAAAGGCGCTTGCTTGATCGGTCGCGGAATCGACACACTTGGAAAAATCACCAAAGTTTCTGATGATTTGAAATTGGCTCGCGGTATGTGCGGCTCGGTCAGTGGATCTATCCCTGCTGCCGTAGGACAACCACAAATTCTTGTTTCCAGCCTGATGGTTGGGGGGAGAGCGAAATAA
- a CDS encoding TldD/PmbA family protein: MDAIKSNFEKIAQQARQDGAKVEMLLSGGESLSIGYQKKKLDAFESTQSQMAGFRVILGGNQGYAYTENLSEESLVRTYREALNNAKTVQKGEGFEVPLAKPVAHQSMNLFNPENIEMDKKMEIARLLEEKCLSKDARVQSVPYSNFDSSVSFKRILNSEGLDQEFKQTYYSGYAYPLAKEGESSKMGGEGFFARKFSEINIDQVVDEGVNNAVSRLGAQKLTTGKYAVVIDRTQFPMILAMINDYFSAKEVHEGKSLFDGKLGQKIASEKFYLVDDPFELRGSAVRPFDDEGSSSQKTVLFEKGVLKNFLTNLEYAKKMSLPHTAHASRSPASQSSIAPTNLIVAKGTKSLQELLSSYEKVVHLKEFSGGLHAGFKESTGDFSMPAEGFLYENGKLVGAIDQFVMSGNVLELLRDIEELGNEYNKPGSSRICPDVLIKSLSFAGA, from the coding sequence ATGGATGCTATTAAATCTAATTTCGAAAAAATCGCTCAGCAAGCTCGTCAAGACGGCGCCAAAGTTGAAATGCTTTTGTCGGGTGGTGAGAGTCTTAGCATTGGTTACCAAAAAAAGAAGTTGGATGCCTTTGAGTCGACACAGTCTCAGATGGCGGGGTTCCGTGTGATCTTAGGTGGGAACCAAGGTTACGCTTACACCGAAAATCTTTCCGAAGAGTCGTTGGTAAGAACTTATCGTGAGGCTTTGAATAACGCGAAGACCGTGCAAAAGGGCGAAGGCTTTGAAGTGCCTTTAGCAAAACCTGTCGCACATCAATCCATGAATCTTTTTAATCCTGAAAATATCGAAATGGATAAGAAGATGGAAATCGCGCGATTGCTTGAAGAAAAATGTTTAAGCAAGGATGCACGTGTGCAGTCCGTTCCGTATTCCAATTTTGATTCTTCCGTGAGCTTTAAGCGCATCTTAAACTCGGAAGGTTTGGATCAAGAGTTTAAACAGACCTATTATTCTGGTTATGCTTACCCTTTGGCAAAAGAGGGGGAGTCTTCGAAAATGGGTGGTGAAGGATTCTTTGCTCGTAAATTTTCAGAAATCAATATCGACCAAGTGGTTGATGAAGGTGTTAATAACGCAGTATCCAGACTGGGAGCACAAAAGCTGACAACTGGAAAGTATGCTGTCGTGATCGACCGTACTCAGTTCCCCATGATTTTAGCCATGATTAATGATTATTTTTCTGCCAAAGAAGTGCATGAAGGAAAATCTTTGTTCGATGGAAAATTGGGTCAGAAGATTGCCAGTGAAAAGTTTTATCTGGTGGACGATCCATTTGAACTTCGTGGTTCTGCGGTCAGACCCTTCGACGATGAGGGCTCTTCTTCACAAAAGACAGTTCTATTCGAAAAGGGCGTCTTAAAGAACTTCTTAACGAATTTAGAATACGCTAAGAAGATGTCGTTACCTCACACCGCTCATGCAAGTCGCAGCCCGGCTTCTCAATCGTCGATCGCGCCGACAAATTTGATTGTGGCTAAAGGGACAAAATCTTTGCAGGAACTTTTAAGTTCTTATGAAAAAGTTGTTCACCTCAAAGAATTTTCGGGGGGCTTGCACGCGGGCTTTAAAGAATCCACAGGGGATTTTTCTATGCCAGCAGAAGGCTTCTTATATGAAAACGGAAAGCTCGTGGGCGCTATTGACCAGTTTGTTATGTCTGGAAATGTGCTGGAGCTTTTACGTGATATTGAAGAGCTGGGGAATGAATACAATAAACCCGGCAGCTCTCGTATTTGTCCTGATGTTCTTATCAAAAGTCTAAGCTTTGCTGGCGCTTAA
- a CDS encoding LEA type 2 family protein: MKFWTLAFIFLSVLTACSGKSLLGFAEKPEAKLENVYAKDTNLSGTTLVFVVNVQNPNRFDIEVEEVAYKVFVGDKQLTTSKTDKAIKVPASKDANIELPLPVKYGDLMGHVASILTSGELPYKIEGDAKFSFATIPFTKEGKVELR, from the coding sequence ATGAAATTTTGGACTTTGGCTTTTATATTTCTCTCTGTGCTGACGGCCTGTTCGGGCAAAAGTCTTTTAGGGTTTGCTGAAAAACCGGAGGCGAAGCTAGAAAACGTCTATGCGAAAGATACAAATCTTTCAGGAACCACATTGGTCTTTGTCGTGAACGTGCAAAATCCCAATCGTTTTGACATCGAAGTGGAAGAAGTGGCGTACAAAGTTTTTGTGGGCGATAAACAACTCACAACCTCTAAAACAGATAAGGCGATCAAGGTTCCTGCATCGAAGGACGCCAACATCGAACTGCCATTACCTGTGAAGTATGGCGACCTGATGGGACACGTGGCTTCTATTTTAACTTCGGGTGAATTGCCGTATAAAATTGAAGGGGATGCGAAATTTTCTTTTGCGACCATCCCCTTCACTAAAGAAGGAAAAGTGGAACTTCGCTAG